Proteins encoded in a region of the Rhodopirellula halodulae genome:
- a CDS encoding ABC transporter permease has translation MNQLRFLARFVISQMRLNPGRALITMLGIVASTCAVIWVVSGYDALVGQFDENSKKYLGRYDLLIAPKSGPPGSEPRFVQQDLIDELKADTGVLEVNPISQARVTVHRVVTEGEIADKAPTSLGLVVGARPPVNGAPPIDPTLISTPAAESPYEVVDGRWLSESHQAREIVVGELVAKEKQLKVGDELRLISLANDVRLSVVGIVEQAPQAPSLSQRGRGGPPRGGKGERLSKGPPGERATNRRADPAAKEDLSPKTVLGMPKNFSEGIAANAIYVRPNLAAEINGYVSQPNVLQIAIRDTIDASEFADVWASRLAERHPPMQLIDFDTVREGMETTRSVSSQRSQAWAATGMATLAAIFIIFSTLSMGVSERTREFAMLRAVAMTKKQIAAIITIESMLLAVIGWVGGLVAEWGVLSIGRWFVPGWFTGDAVLGWGCVMLSGFTVLIGSLAAAFVPAWRATRIEPLAAMSTRIQPPQRRAWVPMAVGGALLSAFTPLVVFALPMSDEWRTWIFSFLAYPVLLVGMIGLAPAIIVFCEQTVGPWITRALGIDTRLMKTQLSTHLWRTAGATLTLSIGLGLYASTQTWGYSMLRPFTPGDWLPDALVAFHPGGVDEAGIDQVRELEGVDSQRVMPLAIEQSRFDWGDADAPSRVTRDNAVLFGVDPSFAFGSDAPLVDVDFVRGDRESAMEALLDGGSCLISEDFHMSSGLDVGDEMSFTPPTAENEQVTYRVAGIVSLPGWHWVTKFSGVRRHFVRTATMVFANRNDVQRDFHLPKTEFLWMDLQPGADVASVESSLQPIAQRASGETFVASGLGDVKAYRPYARLTATETVRQAIRIRADDMIWGMSYLPLITLAIMSLAIANTVIASVRSRTREFGIMRSIGVTRGQLVRLVITETVLIGLSACVLSLVFGLIAGWCGVGMARYGGWFAGPPNFVIPWSHLSLGFAMTIGLCLLASVWPAFRIGRMEPLSLLRAGRVG, from the coding sequence ATGAACCAGCTCCGCTTTCTTGCTCGCTTTGTCATTTCGCAAATGCGGCTCAATCCGGGGCGTGCCCTCATCACGATGCTTGGCATCGTCGCCTCCACCTGTGCGGTGATTTGGGTTGTCAGTGGATACGATGCCTTGGTTGGCCAGTTCGATGAGAACAGCAAAAAGTATTTGGGCCGATACGATTTGCTGATCGCTCCCAAATCTGGTCCCCCGGGATCCGAACCACGTTTCGTTCAACAGGACTTGATCGACGAATTGAAAGCCGATACCGGCGTGTTGGAGGTGAATCCCATTAGCCAGGCTCGCGTCACGGTTCATCGCGTGGTGACAGAAGGCGAGATTGCCGACAAAGCACCCACTTCACTGGGCCTCGTCGTTGGTGCTCGACCGCCGGTCAATGGTGCGCCGCCCATCGACCCCACGTTGATCAGCACGCCTGCCGCTGAATCACCCTACGAAGTCGTGGATGGTCGATGGCTCAGCGAAAGCCACCAAGCACGTGAGATCGTCGTCGGGGAACTCGTTGCAAAGGAGAAACAACTCAAGGTGGGTGACGAGCTGCGTCTCATCTCGCTTGCCAACGATGTGCGGCTAAGCGTGGTTGGAATTGTTGAGCAAGCTCCTCAAGCCCCGTCGCTTTCACAACGTGGGCGTGGTGGCCCGCCACGCGGTGGAAAGGGAGAACGGCTCAGCAAGGGACCGCCTGGAGAACGTGCGACAAACCGACGAGCCGATCCAGCCGCGAAGGAAGACCTCTCGCCGAAAACCGTTCTGGGGATGCCCAAGAACTTCAGCGAAGGGATCGCTGCCAACGCCATTTACGTTCGCCCGAATCTAGCTGCCGAAATCAACGGCTACGTTTCGCAACCAAACGTTTTGCAGATTGCCATCCGCGACACCATCGACGCGTCCGAGTTTGCTGACGTGTGGGCGTCACGCTTGGCCGAGCGACACCCTCCGATGCAGTTGATTGACTTCGATACGGTTCGGGAAGGCATGGAAACCACGCGCAGTGTTTCCAGCCAACGCTCGCAAGCTTGGGCGGCAACGGGCATGGCAACGCTGGCGGCCATCTTCATCATTTTCTCCACGCTCAGCATGGGAGTCAGCGAACGAACCCGAGAATTCGCGATGCTTCGCGCGGTGGCCATGACGAAAAAACAAATCGCCGCCATCATCACCATCGAAAGTATGTTGCTCGCGGTCATCGGTTGGGTCGGCGGCTTGGTTGCGGAATGGGGCGTCCTGTCGATTGGCCGTTGGTTCGTTCCGGGCTGGTTTACCGGCGATGCCGTCTTGGGCTGGGGATGTGTCATGCTCTCTGGGTTCACGGTTCTGATCGGCTCGCTGGCCGCTGCCTTCGTTCCGGCTTGGCGAGCCACGCGAATTGAACCATTGGCTGCCATGTCGACGCGAATCCAACCGCCCCAGCGTCGAGCCTGGGTCCCCATGGCCGTCGGCGGTGCGTTGCTGTCCGCATTCACTCCGCTCGTCGTATTCGCCTTGCCCATGTCCGACGAATGGCGAACTTGGATTTTCAGTTTCCTCGCCTACCCGGTCTTGCTGGTCGGCATGATTGGGTTGGCGCCCGCAATCATTGTGTTTTGTGAACAAACCGTTGGACCATGGATCACGCGAGCACTGGGCATCGACACTCGTCTGATGAAAACGCAGCTTTCGACTCACCTGTGGCGGACGGCGGGTGCCACGCTGACGCTGTCCATCGGACTGGGGTTGTACGCCTCCACCCAGACCTGGGGCTATTCCATGTTAAGGCCTTTCACACCGGGCGATTGGCTGCCTGATGCCCTGGTGGCCTTTCACCCGGGAGGCGTCGATGAAGCGGGCATCGATCAAGTCCGTGAATTGGAGGGTGTCGATTCGCAACGCGTGATGCCGCTGGCGATCGAGCAGTCCCGGTTTGACTGGGGCGACGCGGATGCCCCTTCGCGGGTCACACGCGACAACGCGGTTCTGTTCGGAGTCGATCCGTCGTTCGCGTTTGGCAGTGATGCTCCACTAGTCGACGTCGACTTTGTCCGAGGTGACCGTGAATCGGCGATGGAGGCGTTGCTGGATGGCGGAAGCTGCCTGATCTCAGAAGACTTCCACATGAGTTCGGGGCTGGACGTTGGTGATGAGATGAGCTTCACGCCACCAACGGCTGAAAACGAGCAAGTCACCTATCGAGTTGCCGGCATCGTTTCGCTGCCCGGTTGGCATTGGGTCACCAAGTTTTCAGGCGTGCGACGACACTTTGTTCGAACCGCGACGATGGTGTTTGCAAACCGCAACGATGTGCAGCGAGATTTTCATCTTCCCAAAACAGAGTTCTTGTGGATGGACCTGCAACCGGGCGCGGACGTGGCCTCGGTGGAGTCCAGCCTGCAACCCATCGCCCAACGGGCTTCGGGGGAAACCTTTGTCGCCAGTGGGTTGGGCGACGTCAAAGCCTATCGTCCGTACGCCAGATTGACCGCTACCGAAACGGTTCGACAAGCCATTCGGATTCGCGCCGACGACATGATTTGGGGCATGAGCTATTTGCCGCTGATCACTCTCGCGATCATGTCGCTCGCAATCGCGAATACCGTGATTGCATCGGTTCGTTCCAGGACTCGTGAATTTGGCATCATGCGATCGATTGGCGTGACCCGCGGACAACTGGTGAGGCTGGTCATCACGGAAACCGTTTTGATCGGCCTTTCCGCCTGCGTGTTGAGTCTGGTCTTTGGGCTGATCGCAGGTTGGTGCGGTGTCGGCATGGCGCGGTACGGTGGATGGTTTGCCGGGCCACCTAATTTCGTCATCCCTTGGTCGCACCTGTCTCTCGGATTCGCGATGACGATTGGGTTGTGCTTGTTGGCCAGCGTTTGGCCCGCGTTTCGCATCGGCCGCATGGAACCGCTCAGCCTATTGCGTGCGGGGCGCGTTGGCTGA
- a CDS encoding sigma-54-dependent transcriptional regulator, whose product MTDQHKILVVDDEPSICWALEKMLTGEGHDVITGSSAEEGLRLAAENELSMVILDVRLPKQDGISALPRFLEVTDNAPVIIITAFGDLETAVAAVRNGATDYLTKPFKLEDALQTCRTALQKSSRRTAPAATQPMDLDPSVLVGTSPAMQQVFRQIALVADSDLSVLITGETGTGKELVSAAIHRHSRRSDGPYIPIAPVALNPDLIESELFGHVKGAFTGASDDRAGLFERAEGGTVLLDEIGDLPLGTQVKLLRVLEQGQYCRVGDVKPRTANVRILAATNSDLHEDVASNKFREDLFHRLTGVQIHLPPLRDRLEDVLPLCRHFLASMKYRDVDTALDDELLEQLKARPWHGNIRELKNAIGHAAVVARGRKLTIDDFPEPKPGRENAGVSPVQGVEKAIRAWTEKAIEESPDTMDLHSDFLAATEPTLLRTVMKHTGGNRAKAAEMLGIHRGTLRDRMRAYHLDDPSANSNS is encoded by the coding sequence ATGACAGACCAACATAAAATTCTTGTCGTTGATGACGAGCCTTCGATCTGTTGGGCATTGGAGAAAATGCTCACGGGAGAAGGCCACGATGTCATCACAGGTTCCAGTGCTGAGGAAGGGCTGCGACTGGCGGCGGAAAACGAACTTTCGATGGTGATCCTTGACGTGCGTCTTCCCAAGCAAGATGGCATCTCGGCCTTGCCGCGATTTCTCGAAGTCACCGACAACGCACCGGTGATCATCATCACCGCTTTTGGGGATTTGGAAACGGCGGTCGCCGCGGTTCGCAATGGTGCGACGGACTACTTGACCAAGCCGTTCAAGCTGGAAGACGCGTTGCAGACTTGCCGAACCGCTTTGCAAAAGTCCTCTCGTCGGACGGCACCGGCCGCGACTCAACCGATGGATTTGGATCCTTCCGTGTTGGTCGGAACATCACCCGCGATGCAGCAGGTGTTTCGGCAAATTGCTTTGGTTGCGGATAGTGATTTGTCTGTGCTGATCACGGGGGAAACCGGCACCGGAAAAGAATTGGTGTCCGCCGCCATTCATCGTCACAGTCGCCGAAGCGATGGGCCGTACATCCCGATCGCGCCCGTCGCATTGAATCCGGATTTGATCGAAAGCGAGCTTTTTGGTCATGTCAAAGGTGCATTCACGGGAGCCAGTGACGACCGAGCGGGATTGTTTGAACGTGCCGAAGGCGGCACGGTGTTGCTGGATGAAATCGGTGATTTACCGCTGGGAACGCAGGTCAAATTGCTGCGTGTTTTGGAGCAAGGCCAGTATTGCCGCGTGGGCGATGTGAAGCCGCGAACGGCGAACGTTCGCATTCTCGCGGCAACCAACAGTGATCTGCACGAAGATGTCGCGAGCAACAAGTTTCGCGAAGATTTGTTTCATCGTTTGACTGGGGTGCAGATCCATCTGCCGCCGCTTCGCGATCGCTTGGAAGACGTGCTGCCGCTTTGTCGACACTTTCTAGCGTCCATGAAGTATCGCGACGTCGACACGGCATTGGACGATGAGTTGCTGGAGCAATTGAAAGCACGACCGTGGCACGGCAACATCCGCGAATTGAAGAATGCGATCGGACACGCCGCCGTGGTGGCACGCGGTCGGAAGCTGACGATCGATGATTTTCCGGAACCCAAACCCGGTCGCGAAAACGCGGGTGTCTCGCCGGTTCAGGGCGTTGAGAAAGCCATCCGAGCTTGGACGGAAAAGGCGATCGAAGAGTCACCCGACACGATGGATTTGCACAGTGATTTTCTAGCAGCAACCGAGCCGACGTTGCTTCGCACGGTGATGAAACATACCGGTGGGAACCGGGCGAAAGCGGCTGAAATGCTTGGCATCCATCGAGGCACGCTTCGCGATCGGATGCGTGCTTATCACTTGGACGATCCGTCCGCGAATTCCAATTCGTAA
- a CDS encoding sensor histidine kinase: MAAILVAVASYELGSRRAMKDLRSRFDAIESTLSDSNFPLNSMVLESLAELTQTELIGLTETGNVTTSTVSLATGAREQLSVLVSRGGSEADGTPVLFAPDENAQHYRAWSFDTVESRLRQDRVASVVVLFAEEQVEASRRNAALLPLATGLSTIVALSSLTLWLTTRLVRRIGKLQRRVEAVAGGDFDSPLSDDVSDDVADEIGVLGDAVESMADQLQQLWKQINRQQSQKLLHQIAGGMAHQLRNSLTGARMAIELHAQERGIEDDEGIRVAIHQIELSEDYVRRLLLVASGRQDKDRPASVRTCLDDVRTSLSPIAKHLRIDLTWELDESLSESMIQDGPTWVAAVTNLIHNAIQVSDHVTVKVRSPQQEMLRVTVTDNGPGVPDDIAESLFEPFVTSKPEGMGLGLPVVQRSAEYLGGSVRWRRENDMTVFELDTLLQN; this comes from the coding sequence ATGGCGGCGATCTTGGTTGCGGTCGCGTCGTACGAATTGGGCTCGCGACGAGCGATGAAGGATTTGCGGTCTCGATTTGACGCCATCGAATCGACGTTGTCGGACTCCAATTTCCCCCTCAATTCGATGGTGCTCGAATCACTCGCTGAGCTCACTCAAACTGAATTGATTGGCCTCACGGAAACAGGAAACGTGACCACCTCCACGGTGTCGCTGGCGACCGGGGCGAGAGAGCAGTTGTCAGTGTTGGTGTCGCGTGGTGGATCCGAAGCGGACGGCACCCCCGTCCTGTTTGCACCCGATGAAAACGCCCAGCATTATCGAGCGTGGTCCTTTGACACCGTGGAAAGTCGACTCCGGCAAGATCGTGTGGCGTCGGTTGTGGTGCTCTTTGCTGAGGAACAGGTTGAAGCCAGTCGTCGCAATGCGGCGCTGCTTCCCTTGGCAACGGGATTGTCGACGATCGTGGCGTTGAGTTCGCTGACGTTGTGGTTGACCACACGGTTGGTTCGTCGCATTGGCAAGTTGCAGCGACGAGTTGAGGCCGTGGCGGGAGGTGATTTTGATTCGCCCCTGTCCGACGACGTGTCCGACGACGTGGCGGATGAGATCGGCGTGTTAGGAGATGCCGTCGAGTCCATGGCGGATCAGCTTCAGCAGCTTTGGAAACAGATCAATCGGCAACAAAGCCAGAAATTGTTGCATCAAATTGCCGGCGGAATGGCACACCAGCTTCGCAACAGTTTGACCGGTGCGCGGATGGCCATCGAACTTCATGCTCAGGAACGCGGAATCGAAGACGACGAAGGCATCCGCGTCGCGATTCACCAAATCGAATTGTCAGAAGACTATGTTCGGCGACTGCTGTTGGTGGCGTCGGGACGGCAAGACAAGGATCGCCCGGCAAGTGTGCGGACTTGTTTGGACGATGTTCGAACCAGCCTTTCACCGATTGCCAAACACTTGCGAATCGACCTAACTTGGGAGCTGGATGAATCCTTGTCCGAATCCATGATCCAGGATGGACCGACTTGGGTGGCAGCCGTGACGAATCTGATTCACAACGCCATTCAGGTGAGCGATCACGTCACGGTGAAGGTGCGATCACCTCAGCAAGAAATGCTTCGGGTCACCGTCACGGACAATGGGCCTGGCGTTCCCGATGACATCGCCGAGAGCCTGTTCGAACCGTTTGTCACCTCCAAACCTGAAGGAATGGGATTAGGATTGCCGGTGGTGCAGCGTTCGGCGGAGTACCTTGGCGGGTCGGTTCGTTGGCGACGTGAAAACGACATGACGGTCTTTGAGCTGGACACACTGCTGCAAAACTGA
- a CDS encoding DUF1559 domain-containing protein, producing MNQRRSAFTLVELLVVIAIIGVLVGLLLPAVQAAREAARRMQCGNNLKQIGLACHNYQSAYKRFPPSAIVDLSVNSTGNNGSWGVHGRILPFLEQGNVYENVDLSLGWDNQDVIHELKIPVYACPSDPGTDQERVFSDNRPTLYPTTYGFNFGRWFVFDPTTRKAGDGMFAPNQFYDFRDCLDGSSNTLLTGEVKAWTPYQRNGGPSTTTMPVTQVDAEAIVASGAQFKNTGHTEWPDGRVHHTGFTVAMPPNSAVHYETGGQLYEEMDFNSWQEGKNGQSGSPTYAIITSRSHHIGMVHVARVDGSVTSITDSVNREIWHALGTRAGREVIDGDY from the coding sequence ATGAACCAACGACGCTCTGCATTTACTTTGGTCGAACTCCTGGTCGTCATCGCGATCATTGGAGTCTTGGTGGGTCTGCTTCTTCCCGCCGTTCAAGCCGCCCGCGAGGCTGCTCGCCGCATGCAGTGTGGCAACAACCTCAAGCAAATTGGACTCGCGTGCCACAACTACCAAAGTGCCTACAAACGATTTCCACCCTCGGCGATTGTTGATCTCAGCGTTAACTCGACCGGCAATAATGGATCGTGGGGAGTGCACGGTCGGATCTTGCCGTTCCTGGAACAAGGCAACGTGTACGAGAACGTCGATCTGTCGTTGGGCTGGGACAACCAAGACGTCATCCATGAACTGAAGATTCCGGTTTACGCCTGCCCCAGCGATCCTGGTACGGACCAAGAGCGAGTCTTCTCGGACAACCGCCCGACGCTCTATCCCACCACTTATGGATTCAATTTTGGACGCTGGTTCGTTTTCGATCCCACCACGCGGAAAGCCGGTGACGGCATGTTTGCTCCCAACCAGTTCTATGACTTCCGTGACTGCTTGGACGGCAGCAGCAACACCTTGTTGACCGGCGAAGTCAAAGCGTGGACGCCGTATCAACGCAACGGCGGGCCGTCGACCACAACCATGCCCGTGACCCAAGTGGATGCCGAAGCCATCGTTGCCAGCGGTGCACAGTTCAAAAACACCGGTCATACGGAATGGCCAGACGGTCGCGTCCATCACACGGGGTTCACGGTCGCCATGCCTCCCAACAGTGCGGTGCACTACGAGACCGGCGGACAACTGTACGAGGAAATGGACTTCAACAGTTGGCAAGAAGGCAAAAACGGACAAAGCGGCAGCCCCACCTACGCGATCATCACTTCCCGAAGTCACCACATCGGGATGGTGCATGTCGCCCGAGTCGATGGCAGCGTCACGTCCATCACCGATTCGGTGAATCGCGAAATTTGGCACGCTTTGGGCACCCGTGCCGGACGCGAAGTGATCGATGGGGACTATTGA
- the ppk2 gene encoding polyphosphate kinase 2 → MSDAQLPDDYERIREEILDSIDEEIEAEIGDALMEREGDPHRTREGKMGRHEYFRNLLKLQLELVKLQEWVVTNKVKVAVLFEGRDAAGKGGAIKRITQRLNPRVCRVVALPAPNEREKTQWYFQRYAQHLPAGGEIVLFDRSWYNRAGVERVMGFCTDEEYEQFFRTVPDFERMIVASGTILLKYWFSITDDEQEFRFQCRINDPLKQWKLSPMDLESRRRWEQYTKAKEVMLERSNIPEAQWWVIEGNDKKRARLNCIHHLLSQIPYTEVQQDPVELPERLHSDEYQRKQIPPDVIVPMVY, encoded by the coding sequence GTGAGTGACGCACAACTTCCCGACGACTACGAACGAATCCGTGAGGAGATTTTGGATTCGATCGATGAAGAGATCGAAGCGGAAATTGGGGACGCGTTGATGGAACGCGAAGGCGATCCTCATCGGACTCGCGAAGGCAAGATGGGACGACACGAGTACTTTCGCAACTTGCTGAAGCTGCAGTTGGAACTGGTCAAGTTGCAGGAATGGGTCGTGACCAACAAGGTCAAGGTGGCTGTCCTTTTTGAAGGTCGCGATGCGGCCGGAAAAGGTGGAGCCATCAAGCGGATCACCCAGCGATTGAATCCGCGGGTGTGCCGTGTGGTGGCGTTGCCGGCACCCAACGAACGTGAAAAGACACAGTGGTACTTTCAACGCTATGCTCAGCACTTGCCGGCGGGCGGCGAGATCGTTCTGTTCGATCGGAGTTGGTACAACCGCGCGGGGGTTGAACGCGTGATGGGGTTTTGCACCGACGAAGAGTACGAGCAGTTCTTTCGGACCGTTCCTGATTTCGAACGCATGATTGTCGCTTCAGGAACAATCCTGCTGAAGTATTGGTTTTCAATCACGGACGACGAGCAAGAGTTCCGGTTCCAATGCCGAATCAACGATCCGCTGAAGCAGTGGAAGTTGAGTCCGATGGATTTGGAATCACGTCGTCGCTGGGAACAGTACACCAAAGCCAAGGAAGTCATGTTGGAGCGATCCAACATTCCCGAGGCTCAGTGGTGGGTGATCGAAGGCAACGACAAGAAGCGTGCTCGGTTGAACTGCATCCACCACTTGCTGTCGCAGATTCCTTACACGGAAGTGCAACAGGATCCGGTGGAATTGCCTGAACGATTGCACAGCGACGAATACCAGCGCAAACAAATACCACCGGACGTGATCGTTCCGATGGTGTATTGA
- a CDS encoding Na/Pi symporter → MDDVLDDAANEVMAKEDTGNQILQWVSVAALVYFLICAVGLIGSGFKTATGDEAKEMFEFATNPFAGLVVGTVATALIQSSSTVTSIIVGLVAGGLPVSVAVPMVMGANIGTSITNTIVSLGHVREKKEFARAFSAATVHDFFNLLSVVIFLPLEMMFGLLEHLGKMLAGIFVVEDASIKGMNFVKAATAPVVNTAKHSVEGLPDGLGGSLLILVGIVMIFITIHYVGKLLKQLMVGRAKDIMHAAIGKGPVSGIFSGTLVTVLVQSSSTTTSLMVPLAGSGAFGLKQIYPFTLGANIGTCITALLAATAADGNQAAALQIAFIHLTYNVLGVLVIYGIPFLRFLPVKAAEWLGATAAENKLVALAYIIGVFFLIPGLCLGISSIL, encoded by the coding sequence GTGGACGACGTTCTTGACGACGCAGCAAACGAAGTCATGGCAAAGGAAGACACAGGAAACCAAATTCTGCAGTGGGTTTCCGTTGCTGCGCTGGTTTACTTTTTGATCTGTGCGGTCGGGTTGATAGGCTCGGGCTTCAAAACGGCGACCGGCGATGAAGCCAAGGAAATGTTCGAATTTGCAACCAATCCATTCGCGGGTTTGGTGGTGGGAACGGTCGCGACGGCGTTGATCCAGTCTTCATCGACGGTGACGTCCATCATCGTTGGATTGGTGGCCGGTGGTTTGCCGGTTTCGGTAGCGGTTCCCATGGTCATGGGAGCAAACATTGGAACATCGATCACCAACACCATTGTCTCGCTGGGGCACGTTCGCGAAAAGAAAGAGTTCGCCCGTGCATTCTCCGCCGCGACGGTGCACGACTTTTTTAACTTGTTGTCTGTCGTGATCTTTTTGCCCTTGGAGATGATGTTCGGGCTGCTGGAGCATCTGGGAAAGATGCTGGCGGGCATCTTCGTGGTGGAAGACGCCTCGATTAAAGGCATGAACTTTGTCAAAGCGGCCACGGCCCCGGTGGTCAACACAGCCAAACACTCCGTCGAAGGGCTGCCGGATGGTTTGGGCGGAAGCCTTCTGATCTTGGTCGGAATCGTGATGATCTTTATCACGATCCACTACGTCGGCAAATTGCTGAAACAATTGATGGTCGGTCGGGCAAAAGACATCATGCATGCGGCGATCGGCAAAGGTCCAGTGTCGGGCATTTTCTCTGGCACGCTGGTCACGGTGCTGGTGCAATCGTCCTCGACCACGACCTCGCTGATGGTTCCGTTGGCAGGATCCGGGGCATTCGGTTTGAAGCAGATTTACCCGTTCACGTTGGGGGCAAACATCGGGACCTGCATCACGGCGTTGTTGGCGGCGACGGCGGCGGATGGGAACCAAGCGGCGGCCTTGCAGATCGCATTCATTCACCTGACCTACAACGTGTTGGGTGTGTTGGTGATTTACGGGATTCCGTTCCTTCGTTTTCTACCGGTCAAGGCAGCCGAATGGCTGGGAGCCACCGCTGCTGAAAACAAACTGGTTGCCCTGGCCTACATCATCGGAGTCTTCTTCCTCATTCCTGGGCTCTGCCTGGGCATTTCCAGCATTCTTTGA
- a CDS encoding DUF3124 domain-containing protein, which produces MSTNSREDRAEQVARHLKLLTFLFVVVPIVLLVIFIEFRFRSIEDSFPSRSPSVRDEARMELDSMPWRPVTGQRLYVPAYSHVYHQKGEPYLLTVTLNVRNTDVDNEIVITSVRYFDTSGKEIRSLLQKPLQLAPLAATEFVIERDDKSGGSGASFLVEWKAGTEVNQPIVETVMVDTSNTQGISFTAPAVAIRETKIDDDEMVDDDLSLDASID; this is translated from the coding sequence ATGTCGACGAACTCACGTGAAGACCGTGCTGAGCAAGTGGCTCGGCACCTGAAGCTGTTGACGTTTTTGTTTGTGGTTGTGCCGATCGTTTTGTTGGTGATCTTCATCGAGTTTCGATTCCGATCGATCGAAGATAGTTTTCCATCGCGTTCGCCCAGCGTTCGCGATGAGGCTCGGATGGAACTGGACTCCATGCCATGGCGGCCCGTCACCGGACAACGACTGTATGTGCCCGCCTATTCGCATGTTTACCACCAAAAGGGCGAGCCGTATCTGTTGACGGTGACGTTGAACGTTCGCAACACCGACGTGGATAACGAGATTGTCATCACGTCGGTGCGGTACTTCGACACCAGTGGGAAAGAGATCCGATCTCTGCTGCAAAAGCCGCTTCAGTTGGCACCTTTGGCGGCAACCGAGTTTGTGATTGAGCGAGATGACAAATCCGGCGGAAGTGGTGCGTCGTTCTTGGTCGAATGGAAAGCGGGAACGGAAGTCAATCAACCGATTGTGGAAACCGTGATGGTGGACACAAGCAACACGCAAGGCATCTCGTTCACCGCACCGGCCGTCGCCATTCGGGAAACGAAGATCGACGATGACGAAATGGTCGATGACGATTTGAGCTTGGATGCTTCCATCGATTGA